The proteins below come from a single Miscanthus floridulus cultivar M001 chromosome 1, ASM1932011v1, whole genome shotgun sequence genomic window:
- the LOC136503673 gene encoding U-box domain-containing protein 75, which yields MPQYQELPYGGQVLDIDTALKDGILGGALEPVDAAAGDAGKQPLELRKMMDELDAAGDGGGDEVVPAVFICPISLDPMVDPVTLCTGQTYERANISRWLALGHRTCPTTMQELWDDALTPNATLRQLIAAWFSRRYTRFKKRSADFHGRAADLVHSLRGTAVPRRQPLKGQARVAALRELRTLATTHQSVTKAVAEAGGVALLTSLLGPFTSHAVGTEAVAILVSGVPLDADAKAALMQPAKVSLVVDMLNEGAADTKINCVRLIRILMDERGFRPETVASLSLLVGVMRLIRDKRHPEGVVAGLELLNSICAVHRPARSMIVSIGAVPQLVELLPELATECVEPALDILDALSAVPEGRMSLKDCPRTIPNAVRLLMRVSEACTRRALSMLWTVCRMAPEECAPAAVEAGLAAKLLLVIQSGCAPELKQKASELLKLCRLNYTDTLFISKCKLTRTIQ from the coding sequence ATGCCGCAGTACCAGGAGCTGCCCTACGGCGGGCAGGTGCTCGACATCGACACGGCGCTCAAGGATGGCATCCTCGGGGGCGCGCTGGAGCCCGTGGATGCGGCGGCAGGGGACGCCGGGAAGCAGCCTCTGGAGCTGCGCAAGATGATGGACGAGCTGGACGCGGccggggacggcggcggcgacgaggtgGTGCCGGCGGTCTTCATCTGCCCGATCTCGCTCGACCCCATGGTGGATCCGGTGACGCTCTGCACGGGGCAGACGTACGAGCGGGCCAACATCTCGCGGTGGCTCGCCCTGGGCCACCGGACCTGCCCGACCACGATGCAGGAGCTCTGGGACGACGCGCTCACCCCCAACGCCACTCTCCGACAGCTCATCGCCGCTTGGTTCTCCCGCCGGTACACGCGGTTCAAGAAGCGCTCCGCGGACTTCCACGGCCGCGCCGCCGACCTTGTCCACAGCCTCCGGGGCACGGCGGTGCCCAGGCGGCAGCCACTCAAGGGCCAGGCCCGCGTCGCGGCGCTGCGGGAGCTGCGCACCCTCGCCACCACGCACCAATCCGTCACCAAGGCCGTCGCCGAGGCCGGCGGCGTGGCCCTGTTGACGTCGCTGCTCGGCCCCTTCACGTCCCACGCCGTGGGGACCGAGGCGGTCGCCATTCTTGTCAGCGGGGTGCCGCTTGACGCTGACGCCAAGGCCGCGCTCATGCAGCCGGCGAAGGTGTCGCTCGTGGTCGACATGCTCAACGAGGGCGCGGCGGACACCAAGATCAACTGTGTCCGCCTCATCCGCATCCTCATGGATGAGAGGGGTTTCCGGCCGGAGACGGTGGCGAGCCTGAGCCTCTTGGTTGGTGTCATGCGCCTCATCCGGGACAAGCGGCATCCAGAAGGTGTGGTGGCTGGGCTCGAGCTGCTGAATTCGATCTGTGCGGTGCACAGGCCAGCGAGGAGTATGATTGTTAGCATTGGTGCAGTGCCGCAGCTGGTGGAATTGTTGCCGGAGCTAGCAACAGAGTGTGTCGAGCCGGCCTTGGACATCTTGGATGCCCTGTCTGCGGTTCCAGAGGGGAGGATGTCTCTTAAGGATTGTCCGCGGACGATACCCAATGCTGTCCGCTTGCTGATGAGAGTTTCAGAGGCTTGCACGCGACGGGCGCTGTCGATGCTGTGGACGGTGTGTCGGATGGCTCCTGAAGAGTGTGCTCCTGCTGCCGTGGAGGCTGGGTTGGCTGCGaagcttcttcttgtcatccaaagTGGTTGTGCACCGGAGCTGAAGCAGAAAGCGTCGGAGCTACTCAAGCTGTGCCGCCTCAACTACACTGACACCCTCTTCATCTCCAAGTGCAAACTCACAAGGACAATTCAGTGA